GTAGAACATCGCGGACCTGTTGATTCTGGACATTTTGTTTGTTATAGACGAGGAAATAAAGCCAATCAGTGGTTGTATACTTCGGATAATGTAGTTGAGAGCATATCCTTGATTGAAGTTTTATGTGCCACACCATATCTTCTCTTTTACGAGCgtattaatagcatataagaATAGTTAGTAATCAATTTTAGTAACCGCAGGAAGTTTAGGAATGATGACTCAATATATTGAAATGATGTAATGATTATAATGGAATTTAAGAGACTGAATGTGTCTAATAGTAGCTTTTATGTTCCTATTGCAAAACAGTTTAAATTGCTTCAAATTATTCGTTAAACAAAgagaacaaatatttatatttatgtgaattttttatttaatagattTCACGTTTTCTGTATCACTTTATTTTCATACAATggtacataaaaaacaaaacaaaaaaatattttttggcttataATTTTGACATGATTTTCTAATTGAATGAAATAGtgcaaaattttaaacaaatttttaaaaattatacctACTAATAATTTATGTACAACAAAACAAAATAGTCGCCATTTAAGGGTAGTATCATAGAATATTGCGTATGTAGAAtattatagttatagtttatagaGGATTGCATTACTTGCTTGATAAATTGCATTgtaatagcgaaacaaaatcaaattgtgccaaattaattaatcgtttttatatataaacaaactattattttatacatctGAAGTTTGAAAGTTTAATTCTGGATATGTACTTTAAATGAAATACATTTTCGTGCAATGAAAAAGTAATAAGTTGAGATTTTCAATAACTTGAACAGTGATAATTTTCATACCCTTGTATCATTTAACTCAAACCTTTGTATTATACCTGACTCTAATGTACtgttaaataaaagtaaaattatgtttttataataattaaattgcaaTGTTACGTTAACGCTTGTTTATTAATAACATTCTTTATTTCTCAcaagattaaataaaaaaattacaataatatcCACCACAGTGAgtgattatatttattttatcttaaatttattttaaaatataaacttttattatatggttgaagataaagcaataaAAGATACTAAATCTTAAATATTTAGATTTCAATTtcataagaaaatagaaaaaatagtcTTGCAAAATTGAAGTTCAAATAGCTTTCAAATTAATCGTTTTCTCACCCAATAACTTAATATTTTTGTCTAGAGATTTAAAAACGCATTGATcgattgtataaataaaaatatgtagttcaatttttagaattgcagataattctgaaatttttcaaataccCTTACACCCAGAGCAACTACTGTACCATGTAGTGCACTattactattttaaaaatattttaactttgcctaataaaattttcatatagaaaaattctatacatatatgtatgtaaataattatatagtactttgtacGATAAGTATATACATGAATTTTTGATTCGCTATAATACGAATAAAGATGAAATGCTAAAGAGTTGAGTAAAGTTAAATAAGTATGAAGAGAATCGATCTGTTATGTATTGTTAAAGTATGGCGTTATGACATATTGACACAGCGACATGCAGCATGGGCACGGTTTCGGTCGTAGATTACAAGTGTGCAAACTTTCGTAGTAGAGTGAGACTCTTTGTGACCTGGTAGTGTTGGTCGATTTGTCCGCAGCAAGGTGCTACAATCGAGAAGTTAGAATTTGTTGTTTGACGccattatataaatatagtcCGGGTCTAGTTGCCTCtgtctgtttctctctctccttaGTGCACGTGTAACTATATACTGAGGCAAATTGAAAAAGACTTTATATGCCAGCGCCGTCGATGTCTTACGAAAAAATTGCGCGAGGTTAAAAAAGTCGAATGTATATAGACTAAAATAATAGTGTTAGTGAAATAAATACACAagtttaatatgaaaaaatatgaatatatgaaataatgaTTAATGAAGTTCACAAAAAGGGAaaggtaaatttaaaatatttgcaaacattTTTGTCGTTTGTTTTATTCTTATGGATAAAGAAGATATAGGTATGTATTTCTTACATTTCAATAGaagcattaaattaaattaaattcagtCAAATAGATTTATTAGTTTTTTTCATAATTCAcaatatattactatatgaaGAATAGAAATATGTAGAATAGaattgatatattttacatacaatTGAACAGGATCAATACAATGTTATTCTAATATATGAAGTACAATGTAGAATTAAATATAgcaatgtagaaatattttatgtacaatgAAATAGAATTAATACATCACTGATGTGAGCAATTAATTTACATGTAGTTCGCaggcaaattaaaaaaatagtaatatttatattaataataaataaataatatatatgtaatgaaataataaaatttatatatacatagctaacttaattttaatacaatttcatttgcacTCTTCTCTTAGAAATCCACATAGTTCTAAGTCAGCTGTAGTTACTATTGTTTCTGTTTCTCTACATGCAGTTGAACAATTGTAATGAAGCATATTCATGCATGGAAAAATAATAGCATGCAGAATTGGGTAAAAGATTTTCTTGTTTTAGGTTTTTCACTATATCCTTTAAAAACTCTACTTTCTTTCAAGCATGCAACTCATTGTTTTAATgtcttattttcttttgttgTTGAGAGCAGTTTTCTTTTGAGATTTGCTAAACTCTTTTTTGTATGTTGTGGAGTGTTCTTATTGTTATGGACAAAGAAAATTATCTCATACACAGTTTTGGATTGTTACTTCTTTCTTGGATTTGTACTCTTTGATATATTATATGGGGACCAATACTTATCAACTGCAATAAGAAATAatgttcaatattatatataaagattttaatccttaaatattaacattttatattacatagtCATGCTCAGTAGGATTACTCGTTAATATCTCCCATAAAACTCTGTTTTTCATAATAGTACATTCAGATAGAAAGATATATCTATAGGATTGCGTAAAAGTAAAgtaaatatgaagtataattgAAACTTCTTTCAACTTAcgtatttcttcgatatttataGGAGAGTCATTACATTTTATGGCAAAATATTCAGGTTAGGGAATTTTTTCTATTGCTGAAGATGATGCAGAAACATGTTCATTATTATCTGAAAACAATCAGGTTTCATATTATTGCAGTATACTACAAAACTGTTTTTAGGGAAATGAGCAGAACACATAAAACTGCTATTGCTCAGTTTCTATCCTTCCAGACCTATTAATTTGACCCACTATTTATAATGGTAATCACAATGCTTTATCTCGTGGAAATCTAGACATAATTATATGCaaattaaaacagaaaatatcaAGGCTATTGTAAATTGAATAAAGGTTGTGTACTTGTTCAATATCGCATTTGTTTAATTGTTGCTCAAATTATCGTAAATTACATATTTACCCCGAGTTAGAACTAAGCAGTAAACTTTCTCTTGTATAAAACACTCGTACAATAATAGAGAATACAGAACAATACATTTCACACAAAGCTTATTTCACACTGATATATCGCATGTCCCTTAGTGAGTGACAACTTGACAAGTAATAAAATAGTGAGCGCTGCGCACTAGTAAACTTTTGTAATGTTCTGACAATATTCTTTagttctctctgtttctctacTCGTCTCTAATAGTGAGAATTGATATCAGTGGGAAAGGGGAATAAAATACACCGGTTAACCTGTGGTGGCGCTATGTACCAAAGTCCAATATAGCCGTGATCAACTCGACATCGTGCTCGGCGTACGAGAATTCGTGTGAAAATTCGCTTGCGTATTCATAGAATATATATCAGTGCATGCGAGTGATGCGAACATGCGAACATGCGAACTGATGTCACTTGCTTTTGCTTTTGCTAGCTTAAGTTTATCACTTTTGGCGTACAGTGTTTGGTATGATTGAAGAGTAAATGGTGTGTAGTGGTATGTTGCTACGTTTTTACTAAGATGCAAGATgttaatattctaaaataatgtTGATATAAACTTTGTTATGGTgttagtatataatgctatattAGTATACTTTGTAATAGTACGTATACATGTTTGTATATGGAATAAATTTAATCGAGTATAAATTTATAGGTTATACTTGCACCTGCAACCTTTTGTAAATATCCGATCTTTTGAGATTTATtacttcatattttattttttgtaacgTAAATGCAGAGATGCCTCATTTTGTAAGCACTAAAGACAAAATTGTGAGtataactaaataataatattataaatttttacaatttagtaatattatattttgatctTTTGGCAGGTGCAAAATATGGAGAATATCGCTTCTGATTTTGCTTGTCTTAAAGTATCTGCTTTGCAAAAAGCTTCTCGTATATCAGGTGAAGTGGATAAAATTACAATTGGTCCCGATTCAATAGTGAATGAAAGTGAAAGTGAAAGatcagaaaatatagaaaatgaacAGAATTCTTGTAATATTACAATTCCACAAAAATCTGTCTACCCACAGCATAAAATCTATATGCAAAGTGGTATTACCTTCTCAGTTAAAAAGATTCTCTTAGAAAGCGAAtatcaaagaaaagaagaagttcAGGTAAtacagatatatttttatttttattgtactttcaaagaaatataacttctgtataatataatttgcatGCAACATGTAGCTTAATCAATAGatattattttgtttcatttaattatttagaagtTTGTTTCTCTCATCAATTTCAGTGATTTCTGAATATGTTGTCAGGGGCATGACtgtgaacaactttttcctatgtGTAAAACCACCGCTTGGCTCTAGTTTCTAACCtacatatttgaaaaaaaaactgTTGGTACCACAATAATGAATTCTGCCTATAACTGTGTATCCATAGCAGCATATGCGTTAGTTTGGTTGCCGGTCGCCTTATGGCAGCGGCCGGATACAATCTAATTTAGACCTAACTCTTACCTTTTGTttataatatacagggtgttttaTGTAAGTGGAAACGCTAGAATATATCACGAGAgattaaaaatgtaacaaaagtTGTTTGGTTCAAATGGATATCATATCCCTTTGCGGACGGAACAGTTTTAAGTTAACTGTACCGTGGGACCGAGCTGTTGCCGCGATAGTCATATAAAATTGCCAGCGCACATTCCTGTTTAGACGCGATTTTCGTTCATAGCATTCCAAGATATTAAATTCTagacatatgtatgtacacagATTCTCCACAGAATAAGTAAAATGACACACATATGAGTCttatatatacgcatatatgAGATATATGAGTTTCTCGACCATAGCGACGTGTTTACGTGGGACCCATATATGAATCTTTTGGCTCTATCAGTTGTTTTCGTCAAACTCTTATATGAGATCCTCGGCCAAATTGATGGTTTACGCAGAACGCGTATATGTGGTGGTAGTCCGCAAAGGGATAAGgtgcaaattatattttgacAGGTTGTGGGGGAAATTTTATGGTCAACTTCATTTTTGTAAATagaactatatattttttaatgtattaatCGATCCATCACCgcattttttgtaaaaaaatattaattaaaagtatCAATGAAGAATTATTAGTTTAGCAGATATTTTGACttcaatttatcaaatttaacaTAGGAAAGACACGGAAAGATGCAAAGCAGTATTCTTATGTTTACATTGTCTTTGTCTTTCATATGGTAAATTGATACGttttaccgttatatattatatgttaaattACATACGTTAAGTTTTgcaagatttttttttataactttattccctcatgaaatattttattttcagttaaacggaacactatatataacactatatataaaAACTCTATATATATAAACGAGGGTTGGACGAGCATGGGTATATTGCATGGTTCCTTTAAATGGATGCTCAGCTGCATATGTGAGGTTGCAAGAAATGTCTGTTATAACTCAATTACAAGTAAATATCATCGATGTATTAGTGTTGAGTTACATTTTCTAACCCTTTGACTGGCAATCTTTGCATAAAGTAGTGATAGATTACTTAAAAGATAATAACAGAGATCTATGCTGAGGTAAAATTTTTGAAGACATTTCTTACAGCTTCACATATGCAATTGTGAACGAGGTTTTTATAAAAGCTGTTTATTTAGATTCGTAAAGTATGATACAAAGATAATGAGATCCATGTAATAACTAATGAATGCAAACAGATTGTCAAGTGGTGAATATGTCAACTATGCTTGTGACTGTGTCACAgatacacatatatatgcaGGATTCATTGTCCTTTTGTTTTTTGCGAACATCTCGGAAACTAAGTTCAAACAGTGATTacatgtataggaaaaagttgttcagaatcaTGCCTCCGACAACATATTCAAAAATTATCAAAATCAGTGAACAGAGTAAACTTCTAAATAATTACCTTTGTTTCCTATGGAATTTTTGAAAAGcaatattttgtaaatgaatATTATGGACAATTATGTGAGTAATTATCCTTTTTCAACTGTGCGAAGATTCTACAAAATATACTTAATGAAAATGTGCTatggaaacaaaaaatatatgggATGTAtataatagatgaggacaaacTTTAGAAGCATATAGTACTCGTCAAAACAAGCAAAACggttttaataaatatgaattaaaaaatcatcaATTTCTGTTACAAAGTGGTTTTTTCAATAAGACATTATCTTTACAGCTCAATTTAATATACACTCAGGCATGTTTTCGCATAGAAGCATATCACACATTGAGAGATCTCTGGCATTTCATTTATCTCTTAGCAGCAGTTTTCAATTTGTTGTATCAACTCATTTAACAAAGCAACTGGTTTACTACACACTATACTTTTATACACTTGCATAAGTgtataaatatcttgcaactcgGAAACTAATTGTTTTTGAACTCATGTTTATTAAGACCAGTTTTGATGAATATTACATGGTTCCAAAGTTTGTTCACAACTTTTATATACACATCTGCTAATAGTCAAAATAATGATGTttgatgaaaattgaaaacttttgctaggcaaataaaatttttaaaaattaatctatgaaaagatatatatgtataaagtagTAATATAAATTGTTCTATAAATaacaaacgtataaaattataaaaaatgtgaTTTTTTTAGAAAGAAATTGCACGTCATTGGCAACATATGAAAGAAAATGGGAAAGTTATACAGAAACGTATGGCAATATCACGTTCACATATGGCTAAAGAACGTGAACGCAAAAGTAAGGAGAACTATGCATATATACTAGCAGAAGAAAGAATGGCAGAACAGGAAGAAATACGTAAAAGACATGAACGACAGAAAGAAGTTGAAGAatacagaaaagaaatgaaaaagaaagaagaattgaCCAAAGAAATAAtgattttaagaaatatatacaaccaaaaaaataatgattttaaGAAATATGCAATGGAACATCATGATGTCATAGCACTTTCTGAAAATTGTAAAGACAAAAATTCTTTTGCCATACTATTATCTTCTTATGATACAAAATTAGAAGAGTTGCACCTCCAATTGAAGTTTATAGATGAAAAAGTTAAGgtaaaaagtaaaacaataaaactttattaaatatagtatacgaaaaatacaaaaatatatatgtatatgtgttttATTCATAGATAGGTGAAATAACACCCGCCGATTTGAATATTATGGTAAAACTGGTTCAACAAATTGATGAAATGTTAAGTATATTTAAATCAGAAATAGGTAAGTTTTGTACTATATATTATGTCTTTTCTTGTTAGATTTTGTGCAAACACACAGTTCtttattgtttatattatgtattttatatattgtttttttatactccttagataaaataaatgttcGGTGTGAGGTAAATTCAACTGGAGCAGAAAATACAACACATTCTCATACGACACAATTGTCAGATTCACAACAGGCATTTAGCAACAGTCAAACAGTTCACGAGCCAATTATTTCAGAACAAACAAATACTGATAACGAAGTACAAAAATATgaagacgaagaaaaaaagggaaatatGCAAACAGAGAACATggtttctacaaatatttcacAAGAAACATCTCTAATTGTTAATGTAGAAGGAAATGTATCAACGACCGAATCAGATAAAGGTAAAATAAGTTTGTGCCATAATTGTAGTTTATGTTCTTAATAAATTAGTGATAAATACATACCATTTTATTTACAGAtcatttgtataaatatgtCGATAAAGAATTGTTAGAAATATatgtgaataataaaaaatttttagaaaattatgtaaaaatatttgatgagTTTTTACAATCTCCAAATACGAAAAAATTTAGATTTGAATGTCAAAAAGCAATAAATATACCTGTAAATGCAATATCTGGCATTAATCAACAACATCTGACAGATAAATATGAAAGATTACATATTCTGCTTATGGGGAAATCTTGGCCAAATGTTAATGAACATCCATATGGGGcagatttttgtaaaaatattctagCTAAAAAATTAGTTGTatgtaatttcatataaatCTTATATTTGTATcaagtattttaaattataacatttcaTATATGATCCATTTTTATAGAATCAAGGTGAGACGCTTGTTTCAAGTAAACCAAAGATGGCATTTCCCATTGCAGCTATAATCGTAGCTCTTTGGAGCGATCATTCCGATTTCGGAGATTTACTTTTATCACATTTTTACGATGTTTGTCCATTTACGGTTCCTATCTTTATGCCAAGAATGGTAGGACAATCGGATGatgattattataaattaatgggtTATAAATATGCTGAAGATGGCACAATTGAAAAGCatgataaatttttgaaaagaatGTCCGGTTTAATGAGACTGTATGCTTCTATTACTATCACGACTCAAAGGAAAGGAATTACTAAAACTAATCCACATGGACTCCAAAATGCATGGCGATGGTTGGCTGCTATTTTAAATTTTGGTAATATAGATATCTAGAAAGttacagaaaattatattgaaGTCTtactaatattttgtaattttgtttcaGAACCGCGAAAGGAAATATCAGATCTTTGTGCAACTTTCTTATTGGATATGCTTGAAGTTGCTGGAAATACATTATGGATTGCTTATCCAAAACAATTCCATAAGTTGTTAATTTTATTGTCGGAAGAATATTATCCACGCATGAAAAATGTAGGATCTATCGGCAGTGGTCCATTGGTACGACTTGAAGAATTTTTGAGAAATAGTTTAGCAAAAGGTTCTATATCCCCTCCTGATGGTCAACTTCCTCCAAATTTTTGGTGATGATAATACCGCtgaatcaatttctttaatttctaattataaatttctgaCTGTTATCGATACTCGTAAAACATTATCGGATATTGCAAGAATTTTCTCgcgcgaaaatattttaaagtaatttGTACATATGAAAAATCATTATTCGAATGCCATATTTATTAAACTTTCAATATGTGAGAAAAGAATGCaaaaagatgtaaaaataataagtgATGTATGTATAATTATGCGTATGCCTAGAAGTAATACAATACGAATAACATAATCTTAGTAGTATGGTACACTTGTAACTACAGATTTTACACCGTCAAAgttgtataatttttcaaaatttgtgGCAAATCTAGTAATCCCAAAAGGAGCGAATCTATCTATCCATTCTCTGTCTTGATTTATATTTAGTAAGTAagttgtaatttttcttttgagGACGTCTAcaaatagaatgaaaagtaaaaaTCATAATTCATTGCATAAAAGAATTACAGTATAAATGAAATACGACCTATACATTTTTACGCCTAAAACTTTTGTACCTGAAAGTGTTTTCTTTATCATGATGCGATAAGGTGGTAAAGGTCCTAAACTTGTTAAAATATGAAGCGAATTGATTCCTGGTAATGTGTCTTTGTGGCATTTAATAACAGGAGATTCTAAAATTCCAACTTCTGCTTGTTTTCCTGCAACCATTTGTAAAGCAGCAATCTGTGTATCAGTAtctgaaaattgaatttataattcatttaatcatttttatagtaTACTGAAAATAAAAAGCATGCTCTTAATGTAATATACGAACCAAGCATGTTGCCGAAAAAAGCTGGGCTTTCACCTTTCGTGTATAAGTAATTAAATAACAATGCTGCTACTCCActatttttctttcgatctGGGAGAGAACATCTGTGACCGCGAAGATCTGTAATATCCTATAAAAACCTTTCTCAAATCAATAtacttatacttttatttaGTTGTAACTACAAttgtatatttgaatttgaTATTTACTTGTACGTGTAGCGCGCGGTCTGTAGCTACAACAACATCAGCATAAATGCACGATGAGTTGTCTTTATTAAGATGATGTTCGAAACAGAAACTCACAGGTAGAAGTTCACCATCTTCCCAGTCTGCACTTGCTGATAAGATagctgaaaaatatgaatttactcTATTATTTGATTAATTACAACTTAACAGTTTTCACATGCATTACATACGTATTTATGTAGGTAGAATGataggaaagaaaagaattaacAGAAGtccttatacactattacatataaaaattaggttgagataataataatagcatacCAATATCCACAATTTCTTTTGCAACTGGTCTGTCACTTCTGGGTTCATACAACAGTACTACAGGTTTTTCGGTAACAACTTCGATTGCTTCTACAAGCACTTCGAATAAGCCAATTGGTAGCGAAGGTACAAGATGCGTTGTTAAAACAAGTGAACGTTCACTCAATAGCGGACTAGAAAGTGGAGGACATTTTCGAGGAACAGCAACATTCGAGGGTTTttgaaaattctgaaaataCGTTAACAGTATTTGATTACTTAAATGACTTAGTACGTATAAGATCTGTATATGATCTGTATATGTTgacaaatatgataaatacaaatttacataaagGCTTAAATTTAGATTTACCATCCAAAAGAAAATGCCGCAATTATTAGTAaaatgataagtaattattatgtattatgcaTTATGTATGATTGAAACTTACAAATTTATCGGCAATGGGAATCATTTTGTATTCTGCAACATTTTGATGTAGAGTAATATCACTAAAACTTTTTGACTCTTTGTCTTCTGTTTTAAGTTCTTCCACTctgaattcaatattttttaattctgcgATTGTAGGCTTCATTTGCTGGTATTCtgattttgaaattttggaaCTTCCAATTTCTATTTGcgttttttcttgtttttcactttcttccaaatttttttgttttgttttgatTTCGTAACTGTCATTCGTAATTTGACAATTTTCATGAGAAAAGGTTGcgatatttattgattttttcATAATTATCGAAGTATCTTTTGATTCCAAATGAACTTCATTCTCAAGTAAGTTATCCTTCGATGCTTTTGTCATAGGAAACATTTTGTcgtatgattttatattttaatctggCAACaggaaatttttaaaaagcttcaaaacacaaaataaacaaaaatattacgaaTTAAGAAATAAAGTGAAATAAAGTACAGAAATGACAAAATAATGAGAAATTAGCGTAGCTCACAACAACGTTGACTTCGATGAAACTTTCAGCATATATATAATTGAGATCAatctacaaaatgtatttttaaaattttcattacaggctcagataaaaaagttgtaaaaggcgacttttactattttctttgTGATTTTAaccaattataattttttaaaaattgtttttatatgtcatttaataaactaattCACCTAATTTCCAAAAAAAAATCAAATCGTCTAGCCcaatttaaaaacaattattctgttttaaagaacAGATGATTTTCAGTGTGACcgattcatatatattttacgataacgcataatttaaaaaaaagtatacGTATATTATCAGCAATATGaatcaaatataaaacaaagttaGAAAAACATAGTggatgttataaatataataaacataacAATAAATcgtgataaataaatatgtattagtGCTCCTTTAATAACGATCACGTAggggaaaatttataaaatatgtacataaatttGTTAAGGTTCCTGAAGAAAAATTGctaacaaattattaatatatgccatataaaataatgtttacaATTAAGAAGTCCATTTTTCGTTTTACTGTACTGTAATTAACTTGTACGGTAATCTTATCGGTATTAGTTTTTGTTCTTAATTATGATACAAAATAAGGCGGTGAAATTCCATGATAattgtttttatataattcgtCAGAAGAACACATTTGTATATTTCCCTTGTAagcaataattacaataatgtTAGATTTGTAAATAGTGTACACATGAAGCTTGTTTgaattatcataaatatttcttcGGTAATTTTAAACGAGAACTAAAAcg
This genomic window from Bombus terrestris chromosome 9, iyBomTerr1.2, whole genome shotgun sequence contains:
- the LOC100645251 gene encoding mRNA export factor Gle1 isoform X1 gives rise to the protein MPHFVSTKDKIVQNMENIASDFACLKVSALQKASRISGEVDKITIGPDSIVNESESERSENIENEQNSCNITIPQKSVYPQHKIYMQSGITFSVKKILLESEYQRKEEVQKEIARHWQHMKENGKVIQKRMAISRSHMAKERERKSKENYAYILAEERMAEQEEIRKRHERQKEVEEYRKEMKKKEELTKEIMILRNIYNQKNNDFKKYAMEHHDVIALSENCKDKNSFAILLSSYDTKLEELHLQLKFIDEKVKIGEITPADLNIMVKLVQQIDEMLSIFKSEIDKINVRCEVNSTGAENTTHSHTTQLSDSQQAFSNSQTVHEPIISEQTNTDNEVQKYEDEEKKGNMQTENMVSTNISQETSLIVNVEGNVSTTESDKDHLYKYVDKELLEIYVNNKKFLENYVKIFDEFLQSPNTKKFRFECQKAINIPVNAISGINQQHLTDKYERLHILLMGKSWPNVNEHPYGADFCKNILAKKLVNQGETLVSSKPKMAFPIAAIIVALWSDHSDFGDLLLSHFYDVCPFTVPIFMPRMVGQSDDDYYKLMGYKYAEDGTIEKHDKFLKRMSGLMRLYASITITTQRKGITKTNPHGLQNAWRWLAAILNFEPRKEISDLCATFLLDMLEVAGNTLWIAYPKQFHKLLILLSEEYYPRMKNVGSIGSGPLVRLEEFLRNSLAKGSISPPDGQLPPNFW
- the LOC100645251 gene encoding mRNA export factor Gle1 isoform X2, with the translated sequence MPHFVSTKDKIVQNMENIASDFACLKVSALQKASRISGEVDKITIGPDSIVNESESERSENIENEQNSCNITIPQKSVYPQHKIYMQSGITFSVKKILLESEYQRKEEVQKEIARHWQHMKENGKVIQKRMAISRSHMAKERERKSKENYAYILAEERMAEQEEIRKRHERQKEVEEYRKEMKKKEELTKEIMILRNIYNQKNNDFKKYAMEHHDVIALSENCKDKNSFAILLSSYDTKLEELHLQLKFIDEKVKIGEITPADLNIMVKLVQQIDEMLSIFKSEIDKINVRCEVNSTGAENTTHSHTTQLSDSQQAFSNSQTVHEPIISEQTNTDNEVQKYEDEEKKGNMQTENMVSTNISQETSLIVNVEGNVSTTESDKDHLYKYVDKELLEIYVNNKKFLENYVKIFDEFLQSPNTKKFRFECQKAINIPVNAISGINQQHLTDKYERLHILLMGKSWPNVNEHPYGADFCKNILAKKLVNQGETLVSSKPKMAFPIAAIIVALWSDHSDFGDLLLSHFYDVCPFTVPIFMPRMVGQSDDDYYKLMGYKYAEDGTIEKHDKFLKRMSGLMRLYASITITTQRKGITKTNPHGLQNAWR
- the LOC100645251 gene encoding mRNA export factor GLE1 isoform X3, which translates into the protein MNIMDNYKEIARHWQHMKENGKVIQKRMAISRSHMAKERERKSKENYAYILAEERMAEQEEIRKRHERQKEVEEYRKEMKKKEELTKEIMILRNIYNQKNNDFKKYAMEHHDVIALSENCKDKNSFAILLSSYDTKLEELHLQLKFIDEKVKIGEITPADLNIMVKLVQQIDEMLSIFKSEIDKINVRCEVNSTGAENTTHSHTTQLSDSQQAFSNSQTVHEPIISEQTNTDNEVQKYEDEEKKGNMQTENMVSTNISQETSLIVNVEGNVSTTESDKDHLYKYVDKELLEIYVNNKKFLENYVKIFDEFLQSPNTKKFRFECQKAINIPVNAISGINQQHLTDKYERLHILLMGKSWPNVNEHPYGADFCKNILAKKLVNQGETLVSSKPKMAFPIAAIIVALWSDHSDFGDLLLSHFYDVCPFTVPIFMPRMVGQSDDDYYKLMGYKYAEDGTIEKHDKFLKRMSGLMRLYASITITTQRKGITKTNPHGLQNAWRWLAAILNFEPRKEISDLCATFLLDMLEVAGNTLWIAYPKQFHKLLILLSEEYYPRMKNVGSIGSGPLVRLEEFLRNSLAKGSISPPDGQLPPNFW
- the LOC100646745 gene encoding uncharacterized protein LOC100646745; translation: MFPMTKASKDNLLENEVHLESKDTSIIMKKSINIATFSHENCQITNDSYEIKTKQKNLEESEKQEKTQIEIGSSKISKSEYQQMKPTIAELKNIEFRVEELKTEDKESKSFSDITLHQNVAEYKMIPIADKFNFQKPSNVAVPRKCPPLSSPLLSERSLVLTTHLVPSLPIGLFEVLVEAIEVVTEKPVVLLYEPRSDRPVAKEIVDIAILSASADWEDGELLPVSFCFEHHLNKDNSSCIYADVVVATDRALHVQDITDLRGHRCSLPDRKKNSGVAALLFNYLYTKGESPAFFGNMLDTDTQIAALQMVAGKQAEVGILESPVIKCHKDTLPGINSLHILTSLGPLPPYRIMIKKTLSDVLKRKITTYLLNINQDREWIDRFAPFGITRFATNFEKLYNFDGVKSVVTSVPYY